Below is a genomic region from Streptomyces sp. RPA4-2.
CTCGCGCTGCTCCTCACCACGTACGCCAAGCGCTCCCGGCTGGGCGCCGCTCCGGTGCTGCTCGCCCTGGCCGCGGGGGTGCTGTACGGGGTGCAGGACGCGCTCACCCGGGTGAGCGGGGAGCGGTTCGGCGAGGGCGGCTGGGGCGAACTGCTCGTCAGCTGGCAGCCGTACGGGGTGCTGGTGCTCGGCGTGTCGGGGCTGGTGCTGGTGCAGAGCGCCTTCGAGACGGCGGAGCTGCGGATGTCGCTGCCCGCGCTCACCGCCGCCCAGCCGCTCGCCGGGATCCTCTGCGGGGTGGGGTTCCTCGGGGACCGGCTGCGGACCGACGTGGGCGCACTGACCTGGGAGGCGGCGGGACTCGCGGCGATCGTGACGGGCATCGTGCTGCTCGGGATGCACCCCGCGATGCCGGCCGGCGCGAAGGGGACGGAACCCGCGCTGGACCTCCAACGGCGCTGAGGGCCGGGGCAGGCTCCCGCCCCGGCCGAGCACGACGGCCCAGGCGGCCCGGTGAGCCGCGCGGCCTGCCCGGTCGAGCGGCACCGCCCACGCGGGGCACGGACACCCGATCGGCCCAACGGCACGCGCCGCCCCGGAAACACCCGGTCGGCGGAGCGG
It encodes:
- a CDS encoding DMT family transporter, with amino-acid sequence MSLLVLILSVSAACCLGFGFVLQQNAASRAPLNDFLSPRLLLDLIRVPRWLGGIGLMVCGMVLGAIALGKGEVSQVEPLLATNLLFALGLSRHQTKKPLGRQGWSGLALLAGGVTAFILAGRPKGGDAVSDPLRHWLIIGIMIGLALLLTTYAKRSRLGAAPVLLALAAGVLYGVQDALTRVSGERFGEGGWGELLVSWQPYGVLVLGVSGLVLVQSAFETAELRMSLPALTAAQPLAGILCGVGFLGDRLRTDVGALTWEAAGLAAIVTGIVLLGMHPAMPAGAKGTEPALDLQRR